From a region of the Citricoccus muralis genome:
- a CDS encoding ABC transporter ATP-binding protein yields MTLLEITDLTAHYGPVQVLHGVSLSVPEQGAVGILGANGAGKTTTLRAISGAVRAGGQIRFEGQDIRGRKPNEVAALGIAHVPEGRGTLGNLTVKENLQVGAYLRKDRKRIQQDIDHLLELFPNLQERYTANASALSGGEQQMLAVGRAYMARPKLLLLDEASLGLAPSTAKTVYDAIRVLREETGVAMLLVEQNANLAFTIVDTATVLETGRSVLSGTSAELKGRDEIRKAYLGGS; encoded by the coding sequence ATGACGTTGCTTGAGATCACGGACCTGACGGCGCACTACGGCCCCGTCCAAGTGCTTCACGGGGTGTCCCTGAGCGTCCCCGAGCAGGGCGCCGTGGGGATCCTCGGTGCCAATGGAGCGGGGAAGACCACCACCCTGCGCGCGATCAGCGGTGCCGTCAGGGCCGGCGGACAGATCCGTTTCGAAGGCCAGGACATCCGCGGCCGGAAGCCGAACGAGGTCGCCGCCCTCGGGATCGCCCACGTGCCGGAGGGGCGCGGAACCCTGGGCAACCTCACGGTCAAGGAGAATCTCCAGGTGGGGGCCTACCTGCGCAAGGACCGCAAGCGGATCCAGCAGGACATCGACCACCTGCTGGAGCTGTTCCCCAACCTGCAGGAGCGCTACACCGCGAACGCCTCGGCGCTGTCCGGAGGTGAGCAGCAGATGCTGGCCGTGGGCCGCGCCTACATGGCCAGGCCCAAGCTCCTGCTGCTGGACGAGGCCTCCCTCGGGCTGGCCCCCAGCACCGCGAAGACCGTCTATGACGCGATCCGGGTGCTGCGCGAGGAGACCGGCGTGGCCATGCTGCTCGTGGAGCAGAACGCCAACCTCGCCTTCACGATCGTGGACACGGCGACCGTCCTGGAGACGGGGCGCAGCGTCCTGAGCGGAACCTCGGCGGAGCTCAAGGGCCGTGACGAGATCCGCAAGGCATACCTGGGAGGCTCATGA
- a CDS encoding ABC transporter ATP-binding protein, protein MAARLTLAEVNLHFGGVTVLKDVGFAVEPGTVLGLVGPNGAGKTSLFNCISGHYRPSSGSIRIDDAEISQTRPAGMSRHGLARTFQHPALQLESTVLDNVLLGGHARLPGGPASWALRLPPMVRSERALRAEAWGRLEDLGLGWAAHRSADELSHGLHKGVELCRALMARPQVLLLDEPAAGLSHGEVDSFIQTVHDLKAAGEITLVIVEHHMGVISALADRVVVLDHGSKLMEGTAAEAQSDPRVIEAYLGKDSTGSADSAEGIGDDVA, encoded by the coding sequence ATGGCAGCACGTTTGACGTTGGCGGAGGTCAACCTCCACTTCGGCGGAGTGACCGTCCTGAAGGATGTCGGCTTTGCTGTGGAACCGGGAACGGTCCTCGGCCTGGTCGGCCCCAATGGAGCGGGCAAGACCTCCCTGTTCAATTGCATCTCCGGCCACTACCGGCCGAGCTCCGGCTCCATCCGGATCGACGATGCCGAGATCAGCCAGACCCGGCCGGCGGGCATGTCCCGCCACGGCCTCGCCCGGACCTTCCAGCATCCGGCCCTGCAACTGGAGTCCACCGTCCTGGACAACGTGCTGTTGGGGGGTCACGCCCGCCTGCCGGGCGGGCCGGCGTCGTGGGCCCTGCGCTTGCCGCCGATGGTCCGCAGCGAACGCGCGCTGAGGGCCGAGGCATGGGGCCGGTTGGAGGACCTCGGCCTCGGCTGGGCGGCGCACCGCAGCGCGGACGAACTCTCCCATGGCCTGCACAAGGGCGTTGAACTCTGCCGGGCCCTGATGGCGCGGCCGCAGGTGCTGCTGCTGGACGAGCCTGCCGCCGGGTTGTCCCATGGCGAGGTCGACTCGTTCATCCAGACCGTCCACGACCTCAAGGCCGCCGGCGAGATCACGCTCGTGATCGTTGAACACCACATGGGGGTGATCTCCGCCCTGGCGGACCGGGTGGTCGTGCTGGACCACGGCAGCAAGCTCATGGAGGGCACCGCGGCGGAGGCCCAGTCCGATCCCCGGGTGATTGAGGCGTATCTGGGCAAGGACAGCACGGGCAGTGCGGACAGTGCGGAGGGCATCGGCGATGACGTTGCTTGA
- a CDS encoding NCS2 family permease, which translates to MPSPESPSAAATLDTVNSVDTPGSKNALDRFFLISRRGSTVAQEIRGGLATFLAMSYIIVLNPLVLSGPDANGDTLGIARVAAVTALVAGVSTIAMGVWARHPFALAAGLGVNALVAITVATTTGITWPAVMGLVVIAGLVMVLLVATGFRQAVFNAVPDALKTAIVVGIGLFIALIGLVNSGFIRRVPDAAGTTVPVGLGTGGELEGWPVLVFVVGLLVTAVLVVRKTRGAILIGIVVATVLANILEAVFHIGPSVDEAGNANPTGWSLVAPSFPEWTAPDLSLVGQADLLGAFTQVGPLMALLLVFAILLSVFFDAMGTSVGLAREAGNVTKDGDIPHLNRVLMVDALAVSGGGGASGSANQIFVESGTGIGEGARTGFASVVTGVLFLLAMFLTPLIYLVPFEAVAPALVVVGFMMATQVVQIDWADWGAALPAFLTFILMPFTYSIANGIGAGMIAYAIIRTAQGRAKDVHPLLWVVAAAFVVYFGMGVFRGLLGV; encoded by the coding sequence ATGCCTTCGCCAGAGTCGCCCTCCGCCGCCGCCACACTGGACACCGTGAACTCCGTGGACACCCCGGGATCGAAGAACGCCCTGGACCGGTTCTTCTTGATCTCCAGACGCGGCTCGACGGTGGCCCAGGAGATCCGCGGCGGCCTCGCCACGTTCCTGGCGATGAGCTACATCATCGTGCTCAACCCACTGGTCCTCTCCGGCCCCGACGCCAACGGGGACACCCTCGGCATCGCCCGGGTGGCCGCGGTGACCGCCCTCGTGGCCGGCGTCTCCACCATCGCCATGGGCGTGTGGGCCCGCCACCCCTTCGCCTTGGCAGCCGGCCTGGGCGTCAACGCACTCGTGGCCATCACGGTGGCCACCACCACCGGGATCACCTGGCCCGCTGTCATGGGCCTGGTCGTGATCGCCGGACTGGTCATGGTTCTCCTCGTGGCCACCGGCTTCCGGCAGGCCGTGTTCAATGCCGTCCCGGACGCCCTGAAGACCGCGATCGTGGTGGGCATCGGCCTGTTCATCGCCCTGATCGGCCTGGTCAACTCGGGCTTCATCCGCCGGGTGCCCGATGCCGCCGGGACCACCGTCCCGGTCGGGCTGGGGACTGGAGGGGAACTGGAGGGCTGGCCGGTGCTGGTCTTCGTCGTCGGGCTGCTGGTGACCGCCGTGCTCGTGGTCCGCAAGACCCGCGGCGCCATCCTCATCGGGATCGTGGTGGCCACGGTGCTGGCCAACATCCTGGAGGCCGTCTTCCACATCGGTCCATCCGTGGACGAGGCGGGCAACGCCAACCCCACCGGCTGGTCCCTGGTGGCACCCTCCTTCCCCGAATGGACCGCGCCGGACCTCTCCCTCGTCGGCCAGGCCGATCTCCTCGGCGCCTTCACCCAGGTCGGCCCGCTGATGGCCCTCCTGTTGGTCTTCGCCATCCTGCTGTCCGTGTTCTTCGACGCCATGGGCACCTCCGTGGGCCTGGCCCGGGAGGCTGGCAACGTCACGAAGGACGGGGACATCCCGCACCTGAACCGGGTCCTCATGGTGGACGCCCTGGCCGTGTCCGGGGGCGGTGGCGCCTCGGGCTCCGCCAACCAGATCTTCGTGGAGTCCGGCACCGGAATCGGCGAGGGCGCCCGCACCGGCTTCGCCTCCGTGGTCACCGGCGTGCTGTTCCTGCTGGCGATGTTCTTGACACCGCTGATCTACCTGGTGCCGTTCGAGGCCGTGGCCCCGGCCCTCGTGGTGGTCGGCTTCATGATGGCCACCCAGGTGGTCCAGATCGACTGGGCGGACTGGGGCGCCGCCCTGCCGGCCTTCCTCACCTTCATCCTGATGCCGTTCACCTACTCGATCGCCAACGGCATCGGCGCCGGCATGATCGCCTACGCCATCATCCGCACAGCGCAGGGCCGGGCCAAGGACGTCCACCCGCTGCTGTGGGTGGTGGCGGCGGCCTTCGTCGTCTACTTCGGCATGGGCGTCTTCCGCGGCCTACTGGGCGTGTGA
- a CDS encoding 3-hydroxyacyl-CoA dehydrogenase translates to MEFTDRTFLVTGGASGLGAATARALLARGAHVVAADLKGTPPEGAVLVETDVTDPAQVAHAVEVACQQGGPLAGVVNCAGIATAEKVLGKQGPHELESFARTVQINLVGTFNVIRLASEAMAQNEPGEDGERGIIINTASVAAFDGQIGQAAYSASKGGVAAMTLPIARELARHGIRVMTIAPGIFWTPMMAGLPEAAQESLGQQVPFPSRLGQPEEYAELALHIMQNRMLNGETIRLDGAIRMAPK, encoded by the coding sequence ATGGAGTTCACCGACCGCACGTTCCTCGTCACCGGCGGCGCCTCGGGCCTCGGCGCCGCCACCGCCCGGGCCCTGTTGGCCCGTGGCGCCCACGTCGTCGCCGCTGATCTGAAGGGCACGCCCCCCGAGGGGGCCGTCCTCGTCGAGACCGACGTGACCGATCCTGCGCAGGTGGCCCACGCCGTCGAGGTGGCGTGCCAGCAGGGCGGGCCGCTGGCCGGCGTCGTGAACTGTGCCGGTATCGCCACCGCGGAGAAGGTGCTCGGCAAGCAGGGGCCGCACGAGCTGGAGTCCTTCGCGCGGACCGTGCAGATCAACCTCGTCGGCACGTTCAACGTGATCCGCCTGGCGTCCGAGGCGATGGCACAGAACGAGCCCGGGGAGGACGGCGAGCGCGGGATCATCATCAACACCGCCTCCGTGGCGGCCTTCGACGGCCAGATCGGCCAGGCCGCATACTCGGCCTCCAAGGGCGGGGTGGCCGCCATGACCCTGCCGATCGCCCGCGAGCTGGCCCGCCACGGCATCCGCGTCATGACGATCGCCCCCGGCATCTTCTGGACCCCCATGATGGCGGGACTGCCCGAGGCCGCGCAGGAATCGCTGGGCCAGCAGGTCCCGTTCCCGTCCCGCCTCGGCCAACCGGAGGAGTACGCGGAGTTGGCCCTGCACATCATGCAGAACCGGATGCTCAACGGGGAGACCATCCGGCTGGACGGCGCCATCCGCATGGCCCCGAAGTAA
- a CDS encoding S9 family peptidase, protein MTSASAQQTSTDTTTPAGGTQPPVAEARPVARTHHGHTFTDDFDWLRDKESDEVIAHLEAENAYTASVTADQEPLRLAIFGEIKAHTVETDLSVPSRKDGWWYFVRTEEGQQYATHCRVQATDTGDRLADWTPPVIEPGVPVAGEQVILDGNAEAEGQPFFSLGGIAVSRDGHLMAYAVDHAGDERFTLRIRDLRTGTDLADEIPNVSYGLVFDATGTRVFYTVPDDSWRPYRILAHTLGAPVEQDQLLFQEDDPGMWSGFGLSADRTELLVSVGNSEIAETLALDLPDSPDEPLGELRMLVSRDLGLLHDVDPVTLDTAGGQDSTGRYYVIVHNKDFSSEDEEHGPTPAPNNMVSLAARDTVTDPRFWRTVVGHSDTTKVDGAAVTTTHLALAVRRETTPRTLVMPLAGLGAEGQAAPVEPDFGEELYSCELGAAPFDSPFLRLGYSSWVTPTQVLDYEVDGGKLHLRRQVEVPGYDPDQYLVERWWAPADSAAGDAHKAAIPLTVIRRQDTEWDGSNPCVVYGYGSYEMSMDPGFTAARLSLLDRGVVYVVAHVRGGGELGRSWYDHGKKLHKKNSFTDFVDATRFVAQSGWVDPDRIAAMGGSAGGLLMGGVLNLAPELYRACVAQVPFVDALTSILDPDLPLSALEWEEWGNPITDPEVYRYMQEYTPYENVRAVDYPAIAAVTSLNDTRVLYVEPAKWVQQLRRTTTSDQATPLTEGGAPIVLKTEMDGGHGGASGRYRAWEDRAWDYAFLLTALGATELRA, encoded by the coding sequence ATGACTTCCGCGAGCGCCCAGCAGACCAGCACGGATACCACGACGCCGGCCGGCGGCACCCAGCCCCCGGTGGCCGAGGCGCGGCCCGTGGCCCGCACACACCACGGGCACACGTTCACCGACGACTTCGACTGGCTGCGAGACAAGGAGTCCGACGAGGTCATCGCACACCTCGAGGCCGAGAACGCGTACACGGCGTCCGTGACGGCGGACCAGGAGCCATTGCGCTTGGCGATCTTCGGGGAGATCAAGGCCCACACCGTGGAGACCGACCTGTCCGTGCCCTCCCGCAAGGACGGCTGGTGGTACTTCGTGCGCACCGAGGAGGGCCAGCAGTATGCCACCCACTGCCGCGTCCAGGCCACCGACACCGGTGACCGGCTGGCCGACTGGACCCCGCCGGTGATCGAGCCCGGCGTGCCCGTGGCCGGCGAGCAGGTCATCCTGGACGGCAACGCCGAGGCCGAGGGCCAGCCCTTCTTCTCCCTGGGCGGGATCGCCGTCTCCCGGGACGGGCACCTGATGGCCTACGCCGTGGACCATGCCGGGGACGAGCGCTTCACCCTGCGCATCCGGGACCTGCGCACGGGTACGGACCTGGCGGACGAGATCCCCAACGTGTCCTACGGGCTGGTCTTCGATGCCACCGGCACCCGGGTCTTCTACACCGTCCCGGACGACTCCTGGCGCCCCTACCGAATCCTCGCCCACACCCTCGGCGCCCCCGTAGAGCAGGACCAGCTGCTGTTCCAGGAGGACGATCCTGGCATGTGGTCCGGTTTCGGGCTCTCCGCAGACCGCACCGAGTTGCTGGTCTCCGTGGGCAACTCGGAGATCGCCGAGACACTCGCCCTGGACTTGCCCGACTCCCCCGATGAGCCGCTGGGCGAGCTGCGGATGCTGGTCTCCCGGGACCTCGGCCTGCTGCATGACGTGGACCCCGTGACCCTGGACACCGCCGGCGGCCAGGACAGCACCGGCCGGTACTACGTGATCGTCCACAACAAGGACTTCTCCAGCGAGGACGAGGAGCACGGCCCCACTCCGGCCCCGAACAACATGGTGTCCCTGGCCGCCCGGGACACGGTGACGGATCCGCGGTTCTGGCGCACCGTCGTCGGGCATTCGGACACCACGAAGGTGGACGGCGCCGCCGTCACCACCACGCACCTGGCCCTGGCCGTGCGGCGTGAGACGACCCCGCGCACCCTGGTGATGCCGCTGGCGGGACTGGGCGCCGAGGGGCAGGCGGCACCGGTGGAGCCGGACTTCGGTGAGGAGCTGTACTCCTGCGAACTGGGAGCAGCCCCGTTCGACTCGCCGTTCCTCCGGCTGGGGTACTCCTCCTGGGTCACGCCCACTCAGGTCCTGGACTATGAGGTGGACGGCGGCAAGCTGCATCTGCGCCGGCAGGTCGAGGTCCCGGGTTATGACCCGGACCAGTACCTCGTGGAGCGGTGGTGGGCCCCGGCCGACAGCGCTGCCGGAGATGCCCACAAGGCCGCCATCCCGCTGACCGTGATCCGCCGCCAGGACACCGAGTGGGACGGCTCGAACCCGTGTGTGGTCTACGGCTACGGCAGCTACGAGATGTCCATGGACCCGGGCTTCACCGCGGCACGGCTGTCACTGCTGGACCGGGGCGTGGTCTACGTGGTGGCGCACGTGCGCGGCGGTGGCGAGCTGGGCCGCAGCTGGTACGACCACGGCAAGAAGCTGCACAAGAAGAACTCGTTCACCGACTTCGTGGACGCCACCCGCTTCGTGGCGCAGTCCGGTTGGGTGGACCCAGACCGGATCGCGGCGATGGGCGGCTCCGCCGGCGGACTGCTCATGGGCGGCGTGCTGAACCTGGCACCCGAGCTGTACCGGGCCTGCGTGGCCCAGGTGCCGTTCGTGGACGCGCTGACCTCCATCCTGGACCCGGACCTGCCGCTGTCCGCCCTGGAGTGGGAGGAGTGGGGCAACCCGATCACCGATCCCGAGGTCTATCGGTACATGCAGGAATACACCCCGTACGAGAACGTGCGTGCCGTGGACTACCCGGCGATCGCCGCGGTGACATCCCTGAATGACACCCGCGTGCTGTATGTGGAGCCGGCCAAGTGGGTCCAGCAGTTGCGCCGCACCACCACCTCGGACCAGGCCACGCCGCTGACCGAGGGCGGCGCCCCGATCGTGCTCAAGACCGAGATGGACGGCGGCCACGGCGGCGCCTCCGGCCGGTACCGGGCCTGGGAGGACCGCGCCTGGGACTACGCGTTCCTGCTGACGGCATTGGGCGCCACCGAGCTCCGCGCCTGA
- a CDS encoding FtsX-like permease family protein — protein MAARDLRRHPWRTLLILLLIGLPVFGVAFGSVITASTSLPSQAEEHRQWLWGFDGYLAPGEFGDRDLQSPTDPHGAINAQDAADGTYGATIDLEALDEAAQDWPVCPAGTDPAAGCSLQEALPAGADATFVTTARGSLEMPGSSVDVEIVIADFSRPDLQGEDRRFQLLDGGLAGDGQVMASLGLLTELDAANERAEVRGLAAAPTDRVELELPGGGTAGSSDPISLAISGTQLDRSQQWATAMDLVLPLRDGHPVLYVPAGSEAAAAFEVPGEVTAYLTGDVPDDYAAYRAFNEAGFSVLFAPVMENPGEIGAIFDSLWSSAQRWMIYLPLVFIGVLALAETGLLAGAAFAVGARQQRRATALLSVTGAEPATLRQTMVFSGLWCGLVGAFGAALLGVGLALGLLWAADARHVLVYGPHVPWWVVSLAVVLGLACAVVAAWIPARAAARQDAWAAIKGASGERKPASRRLFVAGLVLVGAGVLIAAGAMAVGMAVPTIGDLNRAMGALALLLVGSAMLLLLGMLMLLPSTVTGLARLGGRLPVSLRMAARDAHRNRTRTVPVAAAVVAATAVGAAVLCSVAMTAHGIDGGRQGAPTADTGYVWVQDRAEIQRALDQEASYAEGGEAPTADDLGLYTGGARGVVKELQGLSAVPGAPRMVEQWQVHRPQSSCAVDYSADCFELLPLYPEGSTCHIPIPDGPTVDDRRLAVDEAGQAMSRADGVTCGIEAGTMGSPLDPDPLTNIMVVDPLRPETVPLPMFGGDEDLLAAVRSGQAVVSDPEYVDADGRVTLGEFTLDVDAVPGVELGEEDRIWIEEMEASGDPTAGITGFSAVQGSSVLWKPEHSVSLDAVVVPELEGDQPIAIIPVTALAGMDQSMVLDGVLARFAEPVTEKQNALASDVLGSEDLWLSSMFEGGSGMQPLLWGIAGATALLVFSVAGMTTGLALADARRDQTVLSSVGANPRTRKSMAAAQTFTGALLGTLLGVPVGAVAVIGIGAVQFYSVEWIPWLQLAVLVIGVPVLAAALTWLVVPGTLPIRQRDRD, from the coding sequence ATGGCCGCACGGGACCTGCGCCGCCACCCCTGGCGGACCCTGCTGATCCTGCTGCTGATCGGCCTGCCCGTGTTCGGGGTGGCCTTCGGCTCCGTGATCACGGCCTCCACCTCCCTACCGTCGCAGGCCGAGGAACACCGGCAATGGTTGTGGGGATTCGACGGTTACCTGGCGCCCGGGGAGTTCGGGGACCGGGATCTGCAGTCGCCCACCGACCCGCACGGCGCTATCAACGCCCAGGACGCCGCTGATGGGACCTACGGGGCAACGATCGACCTGGAAGCCCTGGATGAAGCGGCCCAGGACTGGCCGGTCTGCCCTGCCGGCACTGACCCGGCCGCCGGCTGTTCCCTTCAGGAGGCGCTCCCGGCCGGCGCGGACGCGACCTTCGTGACGACCGCCAGGGGCTCCCTTGAGATGCCCGGCTCGAGCGTGGACGTGGAGATCGTCATCGCCGACTTCAGCCGTCCCGACCTGCAGGGTGAGGACCGGCGGTTCCAGCTGCTGGACGGTGGCCTGGCCGGAGATGGGCAGGTCATGGCCAGTCTGGGCCTGCTGACGGAGCTGGACGCGGCCAACGAGAGGGCTGAAGTCCGAGGCCTGGCGGCGGCACCCACGGATCGAGTCGAGCTGGAGCTACCCGGTGGTGGCACGGCCGGCTCCTCTGACCCGATCAGCCTGGCCATCAGCGGCACCCAGCTGGACCGCTCCCAACAATGGGCCACGGCCATGGACCTGGTCCTGCCGCTGCGAGACGGGCACCCCGTGCTCTATGTTCCGGCCGGGTCCGAGGCAGCGGCGGCCTTCGAGGTTCCCGGTGAGGTCACCGCCTACCTCACGGGTGACGTCCCGGACGACTATGCCGCCTACCGCGCCTTCAACGAGGCGGGCTTCAGCGTCCTCTTCGCCCCCGTGATGGAGAACCCCGGCGAGATCGGCGCAATTTTCGACAGCCTGTGGTCTTCGGCCCAGAGGTGGATGATCTACCTTCCCCTGGTGTTCATCGGTGTCCTGGCCCTGGCCGAGACCGGTCTGTTGGCCGGGGCGGCCTTCGCCGTCGGTGCGCGCCAGCAGCGGCGGGCCACCGCCCTGCTCTCCGTGACCGGAGCGGAGCCTGCCACGCTGCGCCAGACCATGGTGTTCTCCGGACTCTGGTGCGGACTGGTCGGTGCATTCGGCGCGGCTCTGCTTGGCGTGGGCCTCGCCCTGGGGCTTCTGTGGGCCGCTGACGCCCGGCACGTGTTGGTCTACGGACCCCATGTGCCCTGGTGGGTCGTGTCACTGGCCGTGGTGCTGGGGCTGGCCTGCGCCGTCGTCGCCGCCTGGATCCCGGCCCGGGCCGCCGCGCGGCAGGACGCCTGGGCTGCCATCAAGGGGGCGTCCGGAGAGCGCAAGCCGGCCAGCCGCCGTCTGTTCGTGGCCGGACTGGTCCTGGTGGGCGCCGGTGTGCTGATCGCGGCCGGGGCCATGGCAGTCGGGATGGCGGTGCCCACCATCGGGGATCTCAACCGCGCTATGGGCGCACTGGCCCTGTTACTCGTCGGCTCGGCCATGCTCCTGCTGCTCGGGATGCTGATGCTGCTGCCCTCGACCGTCACGGGACTGGCACGGCTGGGTGGCCGGCTGCCCGTGTCCTTGCGGATGGCGGCCCGCGACGCCCACCGGAACAGGACCCGCACCGTGCCGGTGGCGGCTGCCGTGGTGGCCGCCACCGCCGTCGGGGCCGCGGTGCTGTGTTCCGTCGCCATGACGGCCCACGGGATTGACGGCGGTCGGCAGGGCGCACCGACGGCGGACACCGGCTATGTGTGGGTCCAGGATCGGGCGGAGATCCAGCGCGCCCTGGACCAGGAGGCCAGCTACGCCGAGGGCGGTGAGGCACCCACGGCCGATGACCTCGGCCTGTACACCGGAGGCGCGAGAGGCGTGGTGAAGGAACTGCAAGGTCTCTCCGCCGTGCCGGGGGCGCCCCGGATGGTGGAGCAGTGGCAGGTCCACCGGCCGCAGTCCTCCTGCGCGGTGGACTACTCGGCCGACTGCTTCGAACTCCTGCCGCTGTATCCGGAGGGCTCCACCTGCCACATCCCGATCCCGGACGGGCCGACCGTGGACGACCGGCGCCTGGCGGTGGATGAAGCCGGGCAGGCGATGTCCCGCGCGGACGGCGTGACCTGTGGGATCGAGGCGGGGACGATGGGCAGCCCCCTAGACCCCGACCCGCTGACGAACATCATGGTGGTCGATCCGCTACGCCCTGAGACGGTCCCCTTGCCGATGTTCGGCGGGGATGAGGACCTGCTGGCGGCGGTGCGGTCCGGGCAGGCGGTGGTCTCCGATCCGGAGTATGTGGACGCCGACGGTCGGGTCACCCTGGGCGAGTTCACCCTGGATGTGGACGCGGTTCCGGGCGTGGAACTCGGTGAGGAGGACCGAATCTGGATCGAGGAGATGGAGGCCAGCGGCGATCCGACGGCCGGCATCACCGGGTTCAGTGCCGTCCAGGGCAGCAGTGTCCTGTGGAAGCCCGAGCACTCGGTGAGCCTGGACGCCGTAGTGGTCCCCGAACTCGAAGGAGACCAGCCGATCGCCATCATCCCGGTCACCGCCTTGGCCGGTATGGACCAGTCCATGGTGCTGGACGGCGTACTGGCACGGTTCGCCGAACCGGTCACGGAGAAGCAGAACGCCCTGGCCAGCGACGTCTTGGGCTCGGAAGACCTCTGGCTGTCCTCGATGTTCGAGGGCGGCAGTGGGATGCAACCGCTGCTGTGGGGCATCGCCGGGGCCACCGCGCTGTTGGTGTTCTCGGTGGCCGGCATGACCACAGGTCTGGCACTCGCCGACGCGCGGCGTGACCAGACCGTTCTGTCCTCCGTCGGTGCCAATCCCCGCACCCGGAAGTCGATGGCGGCCGCCCAGACCTTCACCGGCGCCCTGTTGGGGACCCTGCTAGGCGTGCCCGTGGGGGCGGTGGCCGTCATCGGGATCGGAGCCGTGCAGTTCTACTCCGTCGAATGGATCCCGTGGCTGCAACTGGCGGTCCTGGTGATCGGCGTGCCGGTGCTGGCCGCGGCCCTGACGTGGCTCGTGGTGCCCGGTACACTCCCGATCCGCCAGCGGGACCGCGACTGA
- a CDS encoding ABC transporter ATP-binding protein: MPPRQILELHQVSKVYGDGTTVVAALREIDLKVNAGEFVAVMGPSGSGKSSLLALAGGLDSTSHGEIYVRGTPLSALSKAERARLRRRAVGYVFQDYNLIPTLNATENVSLPLELDGVKPAKAQRQAKEALRQVGIEDLAGRFIDELSGGQQQRVAIARAIVGDKALILADEPTGALDSVTGEEIMAVLRRRADAGAGVVLVTHEARHAGWADRVVFLRDGRVVDQAIAQNDPHSLLADPVR; this comes from the coding sequence ATGCCACCCCGCCAGATCCTGGAACTCCACCAGGTCTCCAAGGTCTACGGTGACGGCACCACCGTGGTGGCGGCCCTCCGAGAGATCGACCTCAAAGTCAACGCCGGAGAGTTCGTGGCCGTCATGGGCCCCTCGGGCTCGGGCAAGTCCTCCCTGCTGGCCCTCGCTGGTGGACTGGATTCCACCAGCCACGGGGAGATCTATGTCCGCGGCACCCCGTTGAGCGCCCTCTCGAAGGCGGAGCGGGCGCGACTGCGGCGCCGTGCCGTGGGCTATGTCTTCCAGGACTACAACCTCATCCCGACCCTCAATGCCACCGAGAACGTGTCCCTGCCGCTCGAACTGGACGGCGTGAAGCCGGCCAAGGCGCAGCGCCAGGCCAAGGAAGCCCTGCGCCAAGTCGGCATCGAGGATCTGGCCGGCCGGTTCATCGATGAGCTCTCCGGCGGCCAGCAGCAACGCGTGGCCATTGCCCGGGCCATCGTGGGGGACAAGGCGCTCATCCTCGCCGACGAACCCACCGGTGCCCTGGACTCCGTGACCGGCGAGGAAATCATGGCGGTGCTCCGCCGCCGCGCAGATGCCGGCGCCGGCGTCGTGCTCGTGACCCATGAGGCCCGCCATGCCGGCTGGGCCGACCGCGTGGTCTTCCTGCGGGACGGCCGCGTGGTGGACCAGGCCATCGCCCAGAACGATCCCCACTCCCTGCTCGCGGACCCCGTCCGGTGA
- a CDS encoding PadR family transcriptional regulator, whose translation MSVKHSLLALLTQGPRYGYHLRAEFEERTGSTWPLNIGQVYTTLDRLERDGLVEDQGDDGAGHRFYAITEAGRAEADDWFSQPSRPSNPPRSELAIKLALAVTTPGVNVERVIQAQRSATLRSLQDFTRAKRSTGGDLGPADLAGLLVLESLIFTAEAEIRWLDHCEAAVLRAARSGHLPAVPAAPPAPASVPTSSRITVPTPSGASRHPASSQPSRTHSSDQQKDR comes from the coding sequence ATGTCCGTCAAACACAGCCTGCTGGCCCTGCTCACCCAGGGGCCGCGCTATGGCTACCACCTCCGCGCCGAGTTCGAGGAGCGCACGGGAAGCACCTGGCCGCTGAACATCGGGCAGGTCTACACCACGCTGGACCGGCTGGAGCGAGACGGTCTCGTGGAGGATCAGGGGGATGACGGCGCCGGCCATCGCTTCTACGCCATCACCGAGGCCGGCCGGGCCGAGGCCGATGACTGGTTCTCCCAGCCCTCCCGCCCTTCGAACCCCCCGCGTAGCGAGCTGGCCATCAAACTGGCCCTGGCCGTGACCACCCCCGGCGTCAACGTGGAGCGCGTCATCCAAGCCCAGCGCTCGGCGACGCTGCGGTCATTGCAGGACTTCACTCGGGCCAAGCGGTCCACTGGCGGAGATCTTGGCCCGGCAGACCTCGCCGGCCTGCTCGTGCTGGAATCCCTCATCTTCACCGCGGAGGCCGAGATCCGCTGGCTCGACCACTGCGAGGCCGCCGTGCTGCGCGCCGCCCGGTCCGGCCACCTGCCGGCGGTGCCGGCCGCACCGCCAGCCCCAGCGTCAGTCCCGACGTCTTCCCGGATCACCGTCCCGACGCCGTCCGGCGCCTCACGGCACCCCGCCTCGTCCCAGCCGTCCCGGACTCATTCCTCCGACCAGCAGAAAGACCGGTGA